The following is a genomic window from Gammaproteobacteria bacterium.
GTACTCGGTGCAGGCGGCGAGCAATGGCTGTGCCAAGGCCATTCGTATCGGAATTTCCAGTGCTTGCGCGCCGCACTGTGTGTTTTCGCCCGGGCGCGTTCCAACTCGGAACATGCGTGTGAAACATTGGTGCGTGCTGAAACAGGCGGCCCACGGATTTGCCGGAGATTTTTCCGTGGCATGGATGTTGCTCCGAGGCAACTGGGCGCGCTGCTGCAGCTGGCGGGCCTATGCCGAGGAGATGACATGACTGGAATGGCTTTCATGAGACGTCTGTGCGCGCTGTGCACGTTGCTGCCGGCCGTCGTCTACGCGCACAGCGACGCGGGCGCGTTTGCCGGCGGCGCCACAGCGATGGGGGCCGTCGCGCAGGATGTCGGTCCGCCGCGCTATGCGGCACAGGTGCGGGTCGATCCCCGCGAGGTCGTCGGCGTGGTGCTCAAGGTCAATGCGCGCATCGTCGCACTGCGCAACCTCTATCCGGGGCGGGCCGTTACGCAGGGTGAGGTGCTGGCGGAATTCGAAAGTGCCGAGCTGGAAACCATTCAGCGGACCTACGCCGAGACCTTCGCCAACCTCGAACTCGTCAAGGCCTTCAGCACCACGGCGGAGGAGAAACTGATCGAGGGCCGCATGGGCCTGCAGTGGCGCGGTCTCAGCGAGGACGACATACGTGCCGTGGAGGATACCCGCGCGCCGGTACCCCGCGTGGCTATCCATGCGCCGCAGGATGGTTACCTGGTCGATGTCTCCCTCACCGAGGGCCAGGTGATCAACCCGGGCGCCCAGTCGGGGTTGTTCAGCCTGAGTGGTACCACGTTGTTCCGTATTGCCGATCCCGAGGCCTTTTTGATCGAGGCGCAGCTGCCGCTGGCACAGGCCGCGCGCCTGCAGCCGGAAGACACGGTCTGGTTACACCTGTCTCCGGAGACGGCGGCACTGGAGGCGTCGATCGAGGAGATCGTGCCGCTGGTTGATGCGACCGGGATGCGGCGCACGGTGCGCCTGCGGCCGCTGGCCAGCGCATCGCTGCTGGGACTGCGCAACGGCCAACGTCTTACTGTGTCGTTGGAGCTCGGGGAGGAAGAGCATGCGCACTGAACTGTTTTGTGCCGTTCTCCTGGTGTGGTGCGCCGGTCCCGTGTTGGCCCACTCGGACGCATCGGCGTTCGCCGCCGGCGCCGGGCAGGGTCCTGCGGGGGCCGCTGCCGCGTCTGGTGAGATGGCGGGCGAGGTTGTAAATGAGATTCGGGCCGACAGCGACCTCATCCGGGTGGCGGCGGTAGAGGCCCGCACCGTCGTCGAGAGCCGTGCTGGTATCGGTCGCGTCATCGCGCCTGCAGCGGCGGTGCACGATGTCAACGCCTTCATCAGCGGTCAGGTCAAGGAGATCTACGTCCGCCCCGGTAGCCACGTGCGTGCGGGTGATCCGGTTGCACTGATCGAAAGCCCGGAATTCGTGCTCGTCCAGAAGGCCTTCGTCGCGTTGCTCGGCAACGAGGAGAGGCTGGATATCCTGAGTGGTGAGGGACGACTTCCCAATTTCATGAAGGATGCGCGCGAGAACTTGCGCTGGTGGGGGTTGAGCGATGAGGACATCGAGCAGCTCGAAAAGACCGGTGAGACGCTGGAAGGCATTGTCGTGGATGCGGCCATCGATGGCGTAATCAGCGAGGTGCTGGTACAGCCCGGTGAACTGCTCAGTGCCGGCGATCGTACGATGGCGCAGTTCGTGGTCATGGGGCGCGCCATCGCGCGCATCATCGCCGACGATCGGCCACTGTGGGTCGAGGGCCTGTTGTTTCCGGACGACCTTGCCGGCGTACGCCCCGGTGACGTGCGCGTACGCTTGCGGCTGCCCGACGGTAAGACCGCCGAATACCCTGTACACGACCTGTCGCCGGCACTCGATGACCTGCGCCAGTTGGGCCGTGTGTTCGTGAAGCTGGAGGAGCGGGATGGTCTGTATCCCGGCCAGCCCCTGGACATCGAGGTGCTGTTGCCGCGCGCGGAGGAGGCCTGGGCCCCGCGCGCGGCCCTCATGGGCCAGGGCCTGGACACAGTGGTGTTCGTCCAGACCGAACCGGGGAGTTATGTCCGGCGCATGGTAGAGCCGGGTCCTGCCGTCGGCGATTGGGTCCCGGTGGCTGGTCTGCAGCCGGGCACTGCGGTCGTAACTCATGGAAAAATGGCGCTCGAAGGCGCCTATCGGCTGCTGCGCGCCGGCATCCACGCCGACGATCACCATCACTGAGGGGGAGAGATGTTCGACTGGATCATTGGTTGGTCGCTGCGCAACCGTGTCGTCATCCTGCTGCTGTATGCCGTGCTCACGGTTGCTGCACTGTTCGCCCTTGGGCGCATGGTCGTCGACGTCTTCCCCGAATTCGCCCCACCACAGGTGCAGATCCAGACCGAGGCGCCCGGCTTCGCGGCACGCGATGTCGAGCTGTTGGTGACGCGACCGCTGGAGGTCACCTTGCAGGGCATGCCGAATGTCGAGCAGATCCGCTCGAATTCGTCGATCGGCCTGTCGCGCATCACCATCGTCTTCGCTGCCGATACCGACATTTTCCATGCTCGTGTACTCGCCCAGGAACGCCTGCAGCTCGCCCGCGCCAGCCTGCCCGGCAGTGTGCGCCCACCGGAGTTGATGCCGGTGACTTCGGCGATCAGCTGGTTGCTCAAGTTCGCGCTGGTCGACTGGTCGGGTCAGGACCGCAGCTACGAGTTGCGCAGTCTGGTCGACTGGGAGTTCCGCAACCGTCTGCTGGCCCAGGAAGGTGTGGCCTCGGTGGTCGCCGTCGGCGGTGAGGTCAAGCAGTATCAGGTGCAGGTCGATCCGGCTGCCCTGATGCGCCTCGGGCTGCCGTTCACACGCGTGGTGGACGCGGCGCGCGATGCCAACAGCGTCGCCCCGGCCGCCTTCGTGTTCCCGACACCCGAGGAAGAGTATTTCGTACGCGGCGAGGCGCGTGTGCACTCACTCGCCGATATCGGACGCAGTGCCCTCGGTCTGGTGCAGGGCAGTCCGCTGACCATCGGCGATGTCGCCGAGGTGCGCTTTGGCGGCGAGATCAAGCGCGGTGACGGTCAGATGTACGGCGGGCCGGCGGTCATCGGTACGGTCTCCAAGTTGTGGGGCAGCGACACCCTGGCGACCACGCAGCGTGTCGAGGAGACATTGCGCGACCTGGCGACCACGCTCCCCGAGGGTGTCGAGCTGGTCCCCAATGTATTCCGTCAGGCGAGCTTCATCGACCGTTCCATCGACAACCTGGAGGATGCCCTGCTGCATTCCTCACTGATCGTCGCGCTGGTACTGTTTTTGTTCCTGGTGCGCTGGCGACCGACGGTCATCAGCCTGATCGCCATACCGACCTCGCTGATGATGGGTGTCCTGGTGCTGTCGTTGCTGGACATCGGCCTCAATGCGCTGACCCTCGGCGGCCTGGTGTTCGCTATTGGCGAGGTGGTCGACGACGCCATCATCGATGTGGAGAATATCCTGCGGCGCCTGCGCGAAAATCAACAGGCCACAGCACCGCTGCCGACGCTGGAGATCGTCTTCGAGGGTTCCAGTGAGATCCGTAACTCGGTGGTGTTCGCCACCGTCATCATCGTGCTGACCTTCCTGCCGGTGTTCTTCCTGAGTGACATCGAGGGGCGGGTGTTCGCGCCCCTGGCCATCGCCTACCTCGCGGCCGTTGCCGGCTCGCTGCTGGTGGCCCTGACCCTGGTGCCGGTACTGTGCTCGTACTTCTTCGGTGGCCGTTATGCACGCGAGCGGGTCGGCCTGGGCAGATTCGTGACCTGGTTGCTGGGGGTCTATCGGTGTGCGCTGGCGTATACCATGGCGCGCCCGCGGGCCATCCTCGGTGCCGCCCTGGGCGCCAGCGCCCTTGGCCTGGTGCTGATTTTCACGCTTGGCCGTTCGTTCCTGCCGGCCTTCCATGAAGGTAACATCGTTATCGCCATGACGCTGATGCCGGGCACCTCCCTGGAGGAAAGTCTGCGCATCGGACGTCAGGTGGAAAGCCTGGTGGGTGCGATGCCCGAGGTCGCCATGGTGGCCCAGCGCGCTGGGCGTTCACGCCTGGACGAGGATGCGCAGCCGGTGAACTTCAGTGAGTTCGACGTGACGCTGAAGGAGAACGTGCATGACGTGGCTGCCGCGATGGATACCATCCGCGGGGAGCTCAGCGGGATCCCCGGTGCCGCCATCAACGTCTCGCAATTCATCACCCACCGCATGCAGGAGATCATGTCCGGTGTACGGTCACAGATGGTCGCCAAGGTCTATGGCCCGGACCTCGATGTATTGGCGCACCTGCAGCAGGAGCTGCTCGCCGCCGTACAGGGCGTCGCCGGCGTGGTCGATCTGCAGGCCGAGCCGATGGTGATGGTGCCCGGTGTCGATCTGCGGGTGGATCGTGAAGCCGCGGCTGCCTACGGCATCACACCCGGTGAGGTCGTGCGCCAGGCCGGCGGTGCGCTCAATGGCGTGGTGGTGTCGCAGGTGCTGGAGGGCGACCGTGCGTACGATCTGTACGTACGCATCGAGGCCTCTGCGCGTGCGGACCTCGATGTGTTGGGCAACCTGCCGCTGCAGACCGCGGCGGGCGTGGTCGTGCCGTTGCGGGCCGTCGCCCAGGTGGACGTGGTGCAGGAGCCCTACATGATCAACCGTGACGGCGGTGCGCGCCGCGCGGTGGTGCAGTGGAACGTCACCGGCCGTGATCTGAGTGCGGTGGTGGACGACGTGCGCGAGCAGGTCGAACAGGCCCTGGTGCTGCCCACCGGCTACACCCTTGAGTACGGCGGCGACTGGGAGGGGCAGCAGCGCGCCCTGCGCGACCTGCTGATCGCCGGAGGTATCGCGATACTGCTGGTATTCGCTGTGATGTTACGCGCCTTCCGGCAACTGCCACTGGTGGGACTGATCCTGTCCAATCTGCCGTTCGCGCTGGTGGGCGGCGTGCTGGCGCTGGTGATCGCCGGAGAGACGCTGAGCGTCTCGTCGCTGGTCGGCCTGATCGCCCTGTTCGGTATCGCTACGCGCAACGGTATTCTGCTCATTTCGCGCTACCAGTGGGTCGCAGCCCGTAACGGTGACGCCTCCGCCGACGCGGCGGCGCTCGCCGTGCAGGGTGCGCTCGACCGCATGCTGCCCATTGCCATGACAGCGCTGACCACAGCACTGGCGGTTATCCCATTCCTGGTGGGGGATCCGACCGGCAAGGAGCTGCAGCGGCCGCTGGCGATCGTCCTGCTCGGCGGCATGGTCAGTTCCACCTTGCTGAATCTGTTCGTCTTGCCGTCCGGATTCGCCTGGGCGCTGCGGCGCTGGCCCAACCTGCTGCGCGCACCGGCCGGACCCTGAGGCTGTGTGGTTGGCAGCCCGGTGGGCGGTTGCTATGCTGAGGCACCAGGATTTTCGCGGTTTTCGCCAGGCAGTGAGGCGTTATGAATTATTCCCTGATGGCAGGTCAGCGGCACCAGGATAAGGTGATCGGCCACGGTCAGTGGCAGAATTGGCTGCTGTATGGCTGGGTCCTGCTGCTGGTCGTCTCGCCACTCCTGCTGCTCTGGGGGGGTGACGACAGCGCGGGCCCCGCGCGTTACATCGACGTCCGTACGCATGCCATTGTCGAACTGTTCTGTGGGGTCACCGCGCTCCTGATCGCCGCCCTGATCATGGCGCTTTCGCGCCCTTATCAGGGCGGCTCGCTGAACCTGTTCGCGCTCGGCTTCCTGCTGATGGGGCTGCTCGATATCCTCCATGCCGCCACCCCGCCGGCTGAACACCCGGGGCTGTTCGTCGGATCGCACACCCTCTCCATCTTTTTAGGCGGTGCCCTGCTGTGCATGGGTGCGGTGCGCTATTATCGCGCCCACCGACCGCCTACATCGACACTGCGCCTGTCCAGCGAGGTCGCCTTCATGCTCGCGGCGCTGGTCGCGGTGGCCGTCGCCTACCACACGGTCCTGCCGGATGGGCATGTCGACGGTATGTACGACTTCTCGGCGCTGGCGCGTCGTACCCATGAGCTCTCTGGCGCGCTCTACGCCGTCGCTGCCCTGTTGGCGTTTCTGTTCTACCGCGCCACCCGGCAGCGGCTGGTGCTGGTCGCCGCTGGCATGCTCATGCTGTTCGGCGAGAGTGCGTACCTGTTTCGCTTCTCGCACCTGTGGGACTCCACCTGGTGGACCTGGCACGCCGTCAAGGCCAGCCTGTACATGGGCACCGTGGTGGTGATCGCCGCCGCGTTGGTCGTGGCGTTGCGGGCGGTCGAGCGGGCACGGGTCGCGCAGGTCGTCACCAACCGCGAGCTGCGACACACGCATGACGAGCTGGGCCTGATGCACTATGAGCTGCAGATACGCAACGCCATGGTCAATGCCAGCATCAATGCCCGCAGCCTGGATCAGACGCTGGCCGCTATCGAGGTCGCGTTGGTGGAGCTGTTGGGGCCGTGTCGTTACACGCTCATACTGCGGGTGCCAGATGATGAGGCGGCGGAGCTGGCGCGTGGCATACGGCATCAGGGGTTACGTTGGGAGGTCGAGGTCAGTCCCGAACATACGCCCTGCGTGCGCCTGGCGCGGGCCGTGGGCGGCAGCGGCGACGAGCTGGTGCATACCTGCACACCGACCAGCCTACCCCATACCTGCATGTGCCTGGCGCTACGTGCGCACGATCAGGTGTTCGGCTATCTGCGCATGCACGTGCAGGAAGATGTCCCGGCACGTGTGCGGCACGGGCAGCTGGATGCCGTGGCCGCCGAGATCGGGTCAATCGTGCACAATGCCCTGTTGCACTACCGTTGGACCGAGGCCGTAGCCTTCCGCTCCGCGTTGTCGCGGGTGGCGGCGATGCTCGGCTCGACGCTGGATCTGTCGCAGCTGCTGGAGGCCGTCTGCAGAGAGAGCGCGCAGATGTTGCACAGCGAGGGTTCGGCGATCCTGCTGGCCGGGGAGGACGGCGAGGGTATGCACATGGCCAGTCGTTGCTTGCTGGGTTCCGCGGTGCTCGATCCGGCCACCGGACAGCCCACCTGGGTGGTGTCAGACGAAGGGACGGCGCTGTTCGCACAACTGCGCGAGTCGGGTCGGCCGCTGGCGCTGCTGAAACCGGAGCCGGCACAGGCGGCACCCTTTCCACTGGGTACGCCCGGCTGTGTATGGGGGGCGCTGGCCATATTCCCGCTGCTGGACGGCGCCGAGCTCATCGCGGTGATGCTGATCATGCGGCTGGACCGTGTGCCGTTCAGCAGTGCCACCCTGGAGCAGGGTGAACTCCTGGCCGAGCAGGTGCGCGTAGCCATCGCCAACGCCCGCGCCTACGCGGCGGTGCGGCGCACCAACGAGCAGCTGCGGCGTTCCGAAGAGGACCGCGTGCGCGCCGAGCGCCTCGCCGTGCTTGGCCAGATGGCCGCCAGCGTCGCCCACGAAGTCCGCAACCCCCTCAGTGCCATCAACAATTGTCTGGCCGTGCTGCGCCGCAGCATTCATGGTCAGCCCGAGGCCGCCATGCCGGCCATGGAGATCATCGACGATGAGGTGCGGCGGCTGGATCGCCTGACACGCAACTTCCTCAGCTTCGGGCGCTCGCCGCGGCAGATGCGGACACGGGTGCACCTGGACACGCTCGTCGGCCGTGTCTGCGAAGGTGTAGAGCAGCATATCCGCCACGAAGGCCTGCCGGTCGCGGTGGAGCAGGAGATCTGGGGCGAGTGCGGGGCGGTGTTGTTCGATGCTGACGGTTTCCAGGAGCTACTGTGGAATCTGCTGCTCAACGCCGCGCAGGCCATCAAAGGCGCCGGCCGTGTCCGAGTGCGGTTGGTGCAGCGCGACGGTCACGTCTTCCTGGCCGTGGCCGACAACGGCCCTGGCATCCTGGCAGCGGACCGGGCCCATATCTTCGAGCCGTTCTTCAGCCAGCGCTCGCAGGGGGCCGGGCTTGGCCTGGCCATCGTGCGCCAGCATGTCGAGGGTTGGGGTGGACGGCTGCGCGTATGGGGCCCCCCGGGCGCGTGTTTCGCGCTGCGGTTTCCCGTGTCCACGGTGGTCGCCGCAGCGGATGCAGAGTTGGTGTCATGACGCTGCGGGCCCTGGTCGTCGACGATCAACGCAGTCCGCGCCGCAGTCTGGTGTTGCTGCTGGAGAACGCCGGCATGCAGGCCGGCGAGGCCGCCAGCGGCGGCGAGGCGCTGGCACTGCTGGAACACGCGCGCTACGACGTCCTGATCACCGATCTGCGTATGGATGGAATGTCCGGCAACGAGCTGCTGCGGGAGGTGAAGACTCAGTACCCGCAGCTGCCTGTGATCCTGATCACGGCCTACGGCAGCATCGAGACCGCCGTCGAGGCCATGCGTCTCGGTGCTTATGACTACCTCACCAAGCCGTTCGGCGAAGATGAAATCCTGGAGAAGATCCAGCAGGCACATGCGCTGGCAACCGCGACACAGCCCGATATTGTGTCGGCCGCAGGTACCGGGCTGGTAGCCGTCAGCCCGGTGATGCAGGGTGTATTGATCCGCGCCGAACGCATCGCCCGCACCGAGTTGAGTATCCTCATCACGGGTGAGACCGGCACCGGTAAGAGCATGCTGGCGCGCTACATCCACGAGCGTGGCCAGCGCGCCGAGCAGCCCTTCGTCAGCCTCAACTGCGCCAGCGTGCCCGAGCAGCTGTTGGAGAGCGAGCTCTTCGGGCACGCCAAGGGGAGCTTCACCGGTGCTACCGAGGCACGTCAGGGTCTGTTCGAGACGGCCGATGGCGGCACCATCTTTCTCGATGAAATCGATACCTTGTCGCTGGCCATGCAGGCCAAGCTGCTCAGTGTGCTGCAGGAGCGTGAGATCCGCCGCGTCGGTACCAATCGCGCCCGCAAGATCGATATCCGGGTCATCGCAGCGGCGAATCGCGATCTCTCGGAGCTGATCACCAACGGTGAATTCCGGCCGGATCTGTACTACCGCGTGAATGGTTACCGCATCAATCTGCCGCCGCTGCGGGAACGTGGCGAGGATCTTGAACGTTTACTGGAAAGCTTCCTGCACCAGTACGCCAAGAAGCATGGTCGCGGCCCGCTGACACTGACACCGTCGGCGCTGACCAAGGTGCTGAACTATCCCTTCCCGGGCAACGTACGCCAGTTGGAGAGTATGGTCGAACAAATGGTGGTGTTCGCCGCCCCCAACGGCCGCATCGATATCGACGCACTGCCCGAGGAGATCCTGCAGCGCGCCGGCGGCACGCGTGGTGGGCATGGTGGGCATGGTGGGCAGGGTGGCAGGGTGTCACGGAGCCTGCTCCACCGTTGAATCTCGCCGACAGTGAGCAGCAGGCCATCGAGGCGGCACTGGATCGCTATGACAACCTCTCCGAGGTTGCGCGCAGCCTCGGCATCGGCCGCACCACGCTCTGGCGCAAGCTGCGGCAGTATGACATCCGCCGCGCCCCGCGGGGTGCGGCGCGGCGTCGATAGCGCGCGCCACCCGACCATCAGCGCGAACGCCGCGTGCCTGGGAGAATCCCCACAAACTGGCGGGAGCAACCCCCGTTCCGTTCCTTCCTGAAACCTGCCGCGCCCGTTCCATCCGTTCCAATGTGGAACGAGTGAGCGCGGCAAATCCCACACTTTACGCTCATTTCCCATAAAATCATGGACCTATATCCTGTGGTCATGCTGGCACGGGACTTGATATAGGTTACCTCCGACAGGCCACTGCGAAGCGGCGCGTTCGGGGCCGATTGCGGGGGGCCCTGCGTGGCGATGCTGGCCATCACCCTCAAATGCACAATGAACGGAAGGAGGTTTCAACATGACAACATCCAGACATCCGGCCAATCGCAGCCGGCTCCATGTCGGGTGTTCGGTCGTCACGAGTGCGCTGTTGCTCGCTCTGTACGCACCGGGCCCTGCGTTGGCCGACAGCAAGGACGGCATCTTCCCGACGGCCGATCAGGTCGGTGGCGAGGTCTATCCCCAGGGTACTCAGGCGGGCGATACCTTCCCGACTGACTGGGAAATCTACAGCGAAGATGGCAAGAAGCTCGATGTAAGCAAGCTGATCAACGGTAAGCGTACGGTGCTCGCATTCTTCATCTCGTCCGTGGCCGTGTCTGTGGATGAGCTGAAGAAGCTGCAGGCAGCCAGTAAGACGGGTGACTCCGAGGCCCAACTGTTGTTTGTGAACGCGGACCTGGTGGGAACCGGG
Proteins encoded in this region:
- a CDS encoding efflux RND transporter periplasmic adaptor subunit; the encoded protein is MRRLCALCTLLPAVVYAHSDAGAFAGGATAMGAVAQDVGPPRYAAQVRVDPREVVGVVLKVNARIVALRNLYPGRAVTQGEVLAEFESAELETIQRTYAETFANLELVKAFSTTAEEKLIEGRMGLQWRGLSEDDIRAVEDTRAPVPRVAIHAPQDGYLVDVSLTEGQVINPGAQSGLFSLSGTTLFRIADPEAFLIEAQLPLAQAARLQPEDTVWLHLSPETAALEASIEEIVPLVDATGMRRTVRLRPLASASLLGLRNGQRLTVSLELGEEEHAH
- a CDS encoding efflux RND transporter periplasmic adaptor subunit is translated as MRTELFCAVLLVWCAGPVLAHSDASAFAAGAGQGPAGAAAASGEMAGEVVNEIRADSDLIRVAAVEARTVVESRAGIGRVIAPAAAVHDVNAFISGQVKEIYVRPGSHVRAGDPVALIESPEFVLVQKAFVALLGNEERLDILSGEGRLPNFMKDARENLRWWGLSDEDIEQLEKTGETLEGIVVDAAIDGVISEVLVQPGELLSAGDRTMAQFVVMGRAIARIIADDRPLWVEGLLFPDDLAGVRPGDVRVRLRLPDGKTAEYPVHDLSPALDDLRQLGRVFVKLEERDGLYPGQPLDIEVLLPRAEEAWAPRAALMGQGLDTVVFVQTEPGSYVRRMVEPGPAVGDWVPVAGLQPGTAVVTHGKMALEGAYRLLRAGIHADDHHH
- a CDS encoding CusA/CzcA family heavy metal efflux RND transporter, whose protein sequence is MFDWIIGWSLRNRVVILLLYAVLTVAALFALGRMVVDVFPEFAPPQVQIQTEAPGFAARDVELLVTRPLEVTLQGMPNVEQIRSNSSIGLSRITIVFAADTDIFHARVLAQERLQLARASLPGSVRPPELMPVTSAISWLLKFALVDWSGQDRSYELRSLVDWEFRNRLLAQEGVASVVAVGGEVKQYQVQVDPAALMRLGLPFTRVVDAARDANSVAPAAFVFPTPEEEYFVRGEARVHSLADIGRSALGLVQGSPLTIGDVAEVRFGGEIKRGDGQMYGGPAVIGTVSKLWGSDTLATTQRVEETLRDLATTLPEGVELVPNVFRQASFIDRSIDNLEDALLHSSLIVALVLFLFLVRWRPTVISLIAIPTSLMMGVLVLSLLDIGLNALTLGGLVFAIGEVVDDAIIDVENILRRLRENQQATAPLPTLEIVFEGSSEIRNSVVFATVIIVLTFLPVFFLSDIEGRVFAPLAIAYLAAVAGSLLVALTLVPVLCSYFFGGRYARERVGLGRFVTWLLGVYRCALAYTMARPRAILGAALGASALGLVLIFTLGRSFLPAFHEGNIVIAMTLMPGTSLEESLRIGRQVESLVGAMPEVAMVAQRAGRSRLDEDAQPVNFSEFDVTLKENVHDVAAAMDTIRGELSGIPGAAINVSQFITHRMQEIMSGVRSQMVAKVYGPDLDVLAHLQQELLAAVQGVAGVVDLQAEPMVMVPGVDLRVDREAAAAYGITPGEVVRQAGGALNGVVVSQVLEGDRAYDLYVRIEASARADLDVLGNLPLQTAAGVVVPLRAVAQVDVVQEPYMINRDGGARRAVVQWNVTGRDLSAVVDDVREQVEQALVLPTGYTLEYGGDWEGQQRALRDLLIAGGIAILLVFAVMLRAFRQLPLVGLILSNLPFALVGGVLALVIAGETLSVSSLVGLIALFGIATRNGILLISRYQWVAARNGDASADAAALAVQGALDRMLPIAMTALTTALAVIPFLVGDPTGKELQRPLAIVLLGGMVSSTLLNLFVLPSGFAWALRRWPNLLRAPAGP
- a CDS encoding GAF domain-containing protein — its product is MNYSLMAGQRHQDKVIGHGQWQNWLLYGWVLLLVVSPLLLLWGGDDSAGPARYIDVRTHAIVELFCGVTALLIAALIMALSRPYQGGSLNLFALGFLLMGLLDILHAATPPAEHPGLFVGSHTLSIFLGGALLCMGAVRYYRAHRPPTSTLRLSSEVAFMLAALVAVAVAYHTVLPDGHVDGMYDFSALARRTHELSGALYAVAALLAFLFYRATRQRLVLVAAGMLMLFGESAYLFRFSHLWDSTWWTWHAVKASLYMGTVVVIAAALVVALRAVERARVAQVVTNRELRHTHDELGLMHYELQIRNAMVNASINARSLDQTLAAIEVALVELLGPCRYTLILRVPDDEAAELARGIRHQGLRWEVEVSPEHTPCVRLARAVGGSGDELVHTCTPTSLPHTCMCLALRAHDQVFGYLRMHVQEDVPARVRHGQLDAVAAEIGSIVHNALLHYRWTEAVAFRSALSRVAAMLGSTLDLSQLLEAVCRESAQMLHSEGSAILLAGEDGEGMHMASRCLLGSAVLDPATGQPTWVVSDEGTALFAQLRESGRPLALLKPEPAQAAPFPLGTPGCVWGALAIFPLLDGAELIAVMLIMRLDRVPFSSATLEQGELLAEQVRVAIANARAYAAVRRTNEQLRRSEEDRVRAERLAVLGQMAASVAHEVRNPLSAINNCLAVLRRSIHGQPEAAMPAMEIIDDEVRRLDRLTRNFLSFGRSPRQMRTRVHLDTLVGRVCEGVEQHIRHEGLPVAVEQEIWGECGAVLFDADGFQELLWNLLLNAAQAIKGAGRVRVRLVQRDGHVFLAVADNGPGILAADRAHIFEPFFSQRSQGAGLGLAIVRQHVEGWGGRLRVWGPPGACFALRFPVSTVVAAADAELVS
- a CDS encoding sigma-54 dependent transcriptional regulator, whose translation is MTLRALVVDDQRSPRRSLVLLLENAGMQAGEAASGGEALALLEHARYDVLITDLRMDGMSGNELLREVKTQYPQLPVILITAYGSIETAVEAMRLGAYDYLTKPFGEDEILEKIQQAHALATATQPDIVSAAGTGLVAVSPVMQGVLIRAERIARTELSILITGETGTGKSMLARYIHERGQRAEQPFVSLNCASVPEQLLESELFGHAKGSFTGATEARQGLFETADGGTIFLDEIDTLSLAMQAKLLSVLQEREIRRVGTNRARKIDIRVIAAANRDLSELITNGEFRPDLYYRVNGYRINLPPLRERGEDLERLLESFLHQYAKKHGRGPLTLTPSALTKVLNYPFPGNVRQLESMVEQMVVFAAPNGRIDIDALPEEILQRAGGTRGGHGGHGGQGGRVSRSLLHR
- a CDS encoding TlpA family protein disulfide reductase, with the translated sequence MADSKDGIFPTADQVGGEVYPQGTQAGDTFPTDWEIYSEDGKKLDVSKLINGKRTVLAFFISSVAVSVDELKKLQAASKTGDSEAQLLFVNADLVGTGLLGGDRIKETARTVRVVKREQGIKLPMYVAPNDALDPKGLSNKLGFRGLPTVYVIGADGKVENVYVGPQDWSKASI